The Mycolicibacterium flavescens genomic interval GGCCGCGTTGCGGGCGGTGGCCGACGGCGGCCGGCCCCGTGAGCTCGTGTTGGACGCGTACCTGTTGCGCGCCATGGGGATCGCGGGCTGGGCACCGGCGTTGACCGAATGCGCCCGCTGCGCTGCCCCGGGCCCCCACCGGGCGTTCCACGTGGCGGCCGGGGGCAGCGTGTGCGTGCACTGCCGACCCTCCGGATCGGCGACGCCGCCTCAGGCCGTGCTGGACCTGATGGCCGCGCTGCACGACGGGGACTGGGAGTACGCCGAGACGTCGACGGCGTCGCACCGCAGCCAGGCCAGCGGGCTGGTGGCCGCGCATTTGCAGTGGCATCTGGAGCGCCAATTGCGAACGTTGCCGCTGGTGGAACGGGTGTACCGGGTGGATAGGAGTGTCGGCGACCAGCACGCGTCGGTGGTCGGGCAGGATGTGCCACATGGCGAGCGAACGGGATGGGCGGAGGAAGAAGGCTCCGCCGACCTACCCACAGCTGCCTCCGGCGCCTGACGACTATCCCACGTTCCCGGACAAGTCGACGTGGCCCGTCGTCTTTCCTGACATTCCTGCAGGAACCAACGGCCGGTTCGCGCGCCCGCCCCAGCACACGTCGAAGGAGGCAGCGCCGCGCATCCCTGCCGATCAGGTGCCCAAGCACGTCGCCGTCGTCATGGATGGCAACGGGCGCTGGGCCACCCAGCGTGGCCTGCACCGCACCGAGGGGCACAAGATGGGTGAGGCCGTCCTCATCGACATCACCTGCGGGGCAATCGAAATCGGCATCAAACACCTGACGGTGTATGCGTTCTCCACCGAGAATTGGAAACGCAGCACCGAAGAGGTGCGCTTCCTGATGGGCTTCAACCGGGAAGTGGTGCGTCGCCGCCGGGAGAACCTCAACGACATGGGCGTGCGGATGCGCTGGGTCGGCTCGCGGCCCCGCATGTGGCGCAGCGTGATCAAGGAGTTCGACATCGCCGAGCAGATGACCGTCGGGAACGACGTCATCACGATCAACTACTGCGTCAACTACGGCGGACGGACCGAGATCATCGAGGCGACGCGCGAGCTCGCGCGGTTGGCCGCCGACGGCAGGATCAAGCCGGACCGCATCAGCGAGGCGACGTTCGCCAAGCACCTGCACCGCTCCGACATCCCCGACGTGGACCTGTTCATCCGGACCTCGGGGGAGCAGCGCGCCAGCAACTTCCTGCTCTGGCAGGCCGCCTACGCCGAGTTCGTGTTCCAGGACAAGTTGTGGCCGGACTACGACCGCCGCGACCTGTGGGCCGCCTGCGAGGAGTACGTCAACCGCAACCGTCGCTTCGGCAGAGCCTGATGATGTACCTGAGCGGGAGAGCGTGATGGCAATGCAGGAGCGGCTCGGCGAGATCCTCGAGGGCGTGGTGCCCGTGACGCGAGAGGACGACGGGGCGGTCACCGTCCACCACGACGAGACCTTTGCCTCGCTGCGCACGGTGGCGGTCGCCGAAGGCCTGGAATTGGTGTCGCTGACCCAGATCCTGGCCTGGGATCTGCCGCTGGATGCCAAGCTGCGCGCCGCGGTCGCCGAACACGCCCACAACACGCTGCTCGGCACGGTGTCGCTGGCCTCCAAGAGCGCGCCGAAAGAGATTGCCGCGGGCGCCAAGCGCAACTCCAAGAAGGCTGCGGATGTGCTGCTGCGCTACAACTTTCCGGCCGCCGGGTTGACCGATGACGCGCTGCGCACGCTGATTCTCATGGTGCTCGCGACCGGCGCCGAGGTGCGCCGGGCGCTAGTCGGCTGAACCGTTCGTCGTCGTGCACTGCCCGCACACGCCGAAGATTTCGATCGTGTGGCTGATGTCGGAGAAGCCGTGCTGTCGGGCGATGTCGGCGGTCCAGGTCTCGACGTCGCCGCCCTGGATCTCCACCGTCGAACCGCACGCGCGACAGACCAGGTGGTGATGGTGGTCCTCCGAACAGCGGCGGTACACCGACTCGCCGGTGTCGGTGCGCAGCGTGTCGACGACGCCTGCGGCCGCCATCTGTTGCAGGGTGCGGTACACGGTGGTCAGCCCGATGCCTTCGCCGCGGCGGCGCAGCTCGTCGTGCAGTTCCTGTGCCGAACGGAATTCGTCGACGTTCTCGAGCAGGTCCGCGATGGCTGCGCGTTGCCTCGTGGCGCGCACTCCCATGCTCATCGGCATGTGATCACTCGTGCGCCTCGCCCGCGTGCGTGACCGCCGCGACGACGATGTCGGCGAGGTGATGATCGACGAGGCGGTACATCACCTCGCGCCCGGACCGTTCACCGGCGACGACGCCCGCGGCCTTCAGGATGCGCAGGTGCTGGCTGACCAACGGCTGGGGCACCGCCAGCGCATCGACGAGCTCGTGCACGCAGCGCGCCGACTCCCGCAATTGCAGCACGATCGCGATCCGCACCGGGGCGGCCAACGCGCGC includes:
- the recO gene encoding DNA repair protein RecO is translated as MRLYRDRAVVLRQHKLGEADRIVTLLTRDHGLVRAVAKGVRRTRSKFGARLEPFAHIDVQLHPGRNLDIVTQVQAIDAFASDIVSDYGRYTCACAVLETAERLAGEERAPMPALHRLTVAALRAVADGGRPRELVLDAYLLRAMGIAGWAPALTECARCAAPGPHRAFHVAAGGSVCVHCRPSGSATPPQAVLDLMAALHDGDWEYAETSTASHRSQASGLVAAHLQWHLERQLRTLPLVERVYRVDRSVGDQHASVVGQDVPHGERTGWAEEEGSADLPTAASGA
- the uppS_2 gene encoding undecaprenyl diphosphate synthase, coding for MPKHVAVVMDGNGRWATQRGLHRTEGHKMGEAVLIDITCGAIEIGIKHLTVYAFSTENWKRSTEEVRFLMGFNREVVRRRRENLNDMGVRMRWVGSRPRMWRSVIKEFDIAEQMTVGNDVITINYCVNYGGRTEIIEATRELARLAADGRIKPDRISEATFAKHLHRSDIPDVDLFIRTSGEQRASNFLLWQAAYAEFVFQDKLWPDYDRRDLWAACEEYVNRNRRFGRA
- the fur gene encoding Fe2+/Zn2+ uptake regulation protein, coding for MPMSMGVRATRQRAAIADLLENVDEFRSAQELHDELRRRGEGIGLTTVYRTLQQMAAAGVVDTLRTDTGESVYRRCSEDHHHHLVCRACGSTVEIQGGDVETWTADIARQHGFSDISHTIEIFGVCGQCTTTNGSAD
- the bigR_2 gene encoding putative transcriptional regulator; translated protein: MKIVSTLADGSVATGDAHDHGGAPYPDLPPRDVLDTSGDLLRALAAPVRIAIVLQLRESARCVHELVDALAVPQPLVSQHLRILKAAGVVAGERSGREVMYRLVDHHLADIVVAAVTHAGEAHE